The Heliorestis convoluta genome includes the window AGTAGCATCGGTCCTGTAGCTGCCGGAATCACATAGAGCAGTTGCTCCATCACCTCTGGTTGCTCGTGCAGTCGCACCGATGAAATCGCTTTGGCTGTTAATAAAGACAATGTAATCATTAGACCAAGCAACCAGAGCATTCGCTCATCTTGAAATAGATCTCGCCGATGGGTCCATAAATACCAGATCAGCACAGCCATGTTGAGCAGTACTAAAAAGGCCATACCGGCTGTTTGTAACCATATATCACCCGTACGTAACAAGCCAAACTGCGATAATATCTCAATATGTTCTTCTGTCACCACATCTCCTGTGCGCAAAATCATCTGATCTTGACGAACAGGGAAGGTAACAGGCGCGACACTTTGACGTACTTCGTTGTGCAATCGCTTCGTTGCTTCTACATCTAGAAAAGAATTAGGCCTAAGAAACAAAGGAACGGTACTGTGTAAGATTTCTTTTACATCTTGTGCTAGATTGGCATTCTCAATCCGCCCATCTACAATTCTCTTTGCTTCTTCCATGTTATAAGGTAAAACTCTACCGGCGGCACGAGTCTGGGGCATACCTTCGGGCAATCGATTGAGCTCTTCTGTAAGACCGGGCATACTGAGCATTTCTGCAATTAAATTCTCAGTCTCAACTTGAATGAAAGCAAGTGTCTCCGGTGATGTAGTGATTAGTTTTTGTAATATATTTTCAGGTATCGGTATAGGCACTTTTGCTTTGAGTTGATCGATTTGCTCCCTCTCTGTTTCATCATGAATGACAACAGCATCTTCAAGGACGGGAGGCTCTGTCTGACGCCAATCAATTAAAGTCCTAAAAAACTGATCAACGAGATTTTGTACCCGTACCACCGCATTTGGATCATGGGTATATACAGGTGGCGTCGCTCGAACTTTCTGCTCTCGTGCAATGGCCGTTTTTTCTTCATCGATAATATCTTTAGATTGGGGTGCTTTAATATCTTTGGCACTGACCTGTCCGACTTCTAAAGTCTCTAGATCAGAAAGGTACCCGAAAGACATAATGGCTGTAAGGGCTATAAAAAAAACCAAAGCCATGGTGATGCGACGGATTGTCGGGTACTGCCACGCTTTTGCTACCGCAATTTTTAACAGAGCACCAATCCGGCGTAAGCCACCGTTGTCACCTCATTTATTTCCCCTGTGGACCACTCTGTTTCTCAAACTCTTCATAAGCCCGGATAATACGACCGACCAGTGGGTTCCGCACAACGTCACCGGCTGTAAAGAAATGAAAGTCAATCCCTTCAATGTCTTGCAAGATTTTTTGTATCATAATGAGACCTGAGTTAGAGCCTCGGGGCAAATCAACTTGCGTAATATCGCCTGTTACAAGTGCTTTTGATCCAAAGCCAATACGAGTGAGAAACATCTTCATCTGTTCTGGTGTCGTGTTCTGTGCCTCATCAAGTATGATAAAAGAATCATCGAGGGTTCTACCGCGCATATAAGCCAATGGAGCAATTTCAATGACACCGCGCTCCATAAACTTTTCCGCCGTTTCCATACCGATGGTATCAAAAAGACCATCATAGAGCGGCCGTAGATAAGGGTCTATTTTCTCTTGTAAATCACCCGGCAAAAAGCCGAGCTTTTCTCCTGCTTCTACTGCAGGTCGTGTTAAGATGATGCGATTAATTTCTTTGTTCTTCAAGGCAAGGACAGCCATAACAACAGCTAAGTAGGTCTTTCCTGTTCCTGCTGGACCAATACCAAAAACAATTTGGTTCTTTTGGATCTTATCAATATAATTTTTTTGGCTTAGTGTTTTTGCTTTAATTTGTTTGCCACGAACGGTTGTAAAGATAATGTCACCAAGTGTATTGGCTATAAGTGGTTGTTTCCCGTTCTGTAGCAAAGACCAAGCATATTCTACTTCTGATTGGCCAACAGTCTGTCCTGATCGCACCAATGCTTGTAATTGCTCAAAAAGATGGGCTGTCCATTCTACATCTTCTTGCTTTCCGGTGAGAATGAGTTCGTTTCCTCTTGCGACGATTCTAGCTCGGCTAAGTCGTTCGATTAAACGTAAATTCTCATCACGATGACCAAAAAGCTGAGCTGCTTCCCAGTTGTTCTCTAAGTGAATTCTGATCTCATGGCATGATGCCAACAGTCTGACCCAACCTCCTAAAGATTACGCCTCTCGCAATCAAGAACGTTCATTGCGGTGTTGAGCTCGTAAAAGGCTCTGTTTTTGCAATATCTTCGAGCGTTTCTATGGTTATTTTGACTTTTACCATGCCAGGATCTGCTGGCTGTG containing:
- a CDS encoding HD family phosphohydrolase, which produces MALVFFIALTAIMSFGYLSDLETLEVGQVSAKDIKAPQSKDIIDEEKTAIAREQKVRATPPVYTHDPNAVVRVQNLVDQFFRTLIDWRQTEPPVLEDAVVIHDETEREQIDQLKAKVPIPIPENILQKLITTSPETLAFIQVETENLIAEMLSMPGLTEELNRLPEGMPQTRAAGRVLPYNMEEAKRIVDGRIENANLAQDVKEILHSTVPLFLRPNSFLDVEATKRLHNEVRQSVAPVTFPVRQDQMILRTGDVVTEEHIEILSQFGLLRTGDIWLQTAGMAFLVLLNMAVLIWYLWTHRRDLFQDERMLWLLGLMITLSLLTAKAISSVRLHEQPEVMEQLLYVIPAATGPMLLAILLDSRIAIFVSIVNSLLIGLMADYSITHAFVAFFGSLVGIYSVSRFSQRMDFARAGINVAIVNSLAIVALGLITNTNLTIIAAYGIPMGLLSGILSSVFMIGSLPYLESTFKITTSVKLLELANPNQPLLRKLLMEAPGTYHHSLLVGNLGEAAAEQIGADPLLVRTGAYYHDIGKIKRPPFFIENQNQGQNPHDKIAPSLSTLIITSHVKDGVELCRKAGLPTAVVDIVEQHHGDTLVSFFYHRAMEADRTESIQEQDFRYEGPKPQTKEAALVMLADTVEAAVRSLPQPTSGKIEGLVRKLIKDKLNDGQLEESDLTFKDLDLIAQSFCRVLNGIYHTRIEYPEQVSKE
- a CDS encoding PhoH family protein, which translates into the protein MASCHEIRIHLENNWEAAQLFGHRDENLRLIERLSRARIVARGNELILTGKQEDVEWTAHLFEQLQALVRSGQTVGQSEVEYAWSLLQNGKQPLIANTLGDIIFTTVRGKQIKAKTLSQKNYIDKIQKNQIVFGIGPAGTGKTYLAVVMAVLALKNKEINRIILTRPAVEAGEKLGFLPGDLQEKIDPYLRPLYDGLFDTIGMETAEKFMERGVIEIAPLAYMRGRTLDDSFIILDEAQNTTPEQMKMFLTRIGFGSKALVTGDITQVDLPRGSNSGLIMIQKILQDIEGIDFHFFTAGDVVRNPLVGRIIRAYEEFEKQSGPQGK